One Pueribacillus theae genomic window, TCCCATAATTTCCGGCGGAACACCTTCCACGGCAAATGAGCGGAACTTCGCAAGCGGCGTCAAGCCTTCCGCTTCTGCTTTCTCCCGATCCATGATTAAAACCGCCGCTGCACCGTCGCTCATTTGTGAAGCATTCCCGGCAGTAACCGTCCCATTTACTGAAAAAGCAGGTTTCAGTTTTGCGAGAACTTCCATTGTTGTGCCTTCCCTTACCCCTTCATCCATGCTGAAAGTAAAGGTGCGTTCTCGAAGTTTGTTATTTTCATCAAGTGAACGATTTGTCACTTCTACCGGGACAATTTCATCAACGAATTTCCCGTTTTTGATCGCTTCGGCTGCACGCCGATGGCTTTCTACCGCAAAAGCATCTTGATCTTCCCGAGAGATTTCAAATCTTTTTGCTACCTCTTCTGCAGTATGCCCCATCCCCATATAATATTCAGGTGCTGTTTCGACAAGTTTTGAATTTAATCGATACACATGCCCGCCCATTGGAAGCATGCTCATCGATTCGACACCGCCCGCGATAATCGCTTCAGCGCTTCCAACCATAATCCGTTCCGCCCCGTAGGCAATCGTTTGAAGCCCTGATGAGCAATAGCGGTTGACGGTCACTCCCGGTACTGTGTCTGGCAGTCCGGCCAGTGCACCAATATTTCTTGCGACATTCATCCCTTGCTCAGCCTCTGGTGTGGCAGTTCCGATGATGATGTCATCAATCCGTCCATCATACCCATTCGCCCGCTTTAGCGTTTCTTTTACGACAAGCGCACCGAGATCATCAGGCCGGGTTTGGGCGAGGCTTCCGCGTTTTGCCTTGCCGACAGGTGTTCTTGCTCCGGCAACAATCACTGCTTCTCTCACAGTTTTTTTACCCCCTCGATATTCTATAGACTGTTTTTAATTCCGCAACGGTTTTCCTTTTACAAGCATATGCTGCATTCTTTCCTGCGTTTTGCGTTCGCCAATTAAACTTAAAAATGCTTCTCTCTCAAGATCAAGCAAATATTGTTCATCAACTGGCGTTCCATACGGAAGCTTTCCGCCAGCGATAACGTTAGCAAGCTTCTTCGCAATATGGACATCGTATTCACTGACGTAGCCTGAATATTGCATTGATTTGACACCCATGAGCATTGTGGCATAACCCGTTTCACCGACAACCGGAATTTTGATGCGTTTCGGTGCGCGATAGCCCTCATCTGCCAAATGAATCACTTGCTGTTTCGCGTCGTAAATCAAATGGTCGCCGTTCATGCTTATCCCGTCTTCATCATGTAAAAATCCGTACTCTTTTGCTTCATCTGCTGAAGTAGATACTTTCGCCATTGCGATCGTTTCAAACGTTTTATTTGCGATTTTCTGCAAGTCCAGATCCGTTCCTTCGGGCAATCCTTCCAGCAGACGCCGGTAAAGTTCCTTGTTGCCTCCGCCGCCAGGGATAAGCCCAACGCCGACTTCTACAAGGCCCATATAGGTTTCTGATGATGCTTGGATTTTTGCCGCCGGCATCGCCACTTCAGCCCCGCCGCCCAACGACATGGAAAACGGCGCTGCAACGACAGGCTTTGCCGAATAACGAATGCGCATCATCGCATCTTGGAATTGGCGAATCGTCAATTCAAGTTCAAAAAAGTTATCATCCTGCGCCTCCATAAGCATAAGGGCGAGATTGGCGCCTACACAGAAATTCTTTCCTTGGTTCCCGATGACAAGCCCTTTGTAATCCCCTTGCTCAGCTTCCTCAATGGCCGTATTTATCATTTGAATGATATCAAGGCCAATCGCATTGTTCTGTGAATGGAATTCCAAATTTAAAACCCCGTCGCCAAGGTCAATCAGGCTTGCCCCGCTATTCTTTTTGATTACGTTGTTTTGCTCTTTTAATTTTACGAGGTTAATCGTTTTTGGGTTTTCTTCCGCTTTCTTGTAGCTTCCGTTATCATAATAAAATGTGCTTCCATTATCCTTTTTATAAAATGAACGGTTGCCGGCAGCTAACATATCCTTTACCCAGCTTGGAACTGTTTTTCCTTCCTGTTCCATCTTGGCAACGGATTGTTCAACGCCGATTGCATCCCACGTTTCAAATGGGCCCTGTTCCCATCCAAAGCCCCATTTCATCGCTTGATCGACAGCATAAATATCATCTGCAATCTCATATGCCTTTTCTGCAGCGTAAAGCAATGAAAGACTTAATGTGTTCCATAGCAGCTGGCCGGCACGATCATCGGCATAAATTATTGTTTTTAAACGTTCAGATTTTTTTGCTTGCTTTGCAAGCTCAATGGACGGGGCCTTTAACTTTTTGCGTTGTTCATACTCCATTGTCTCCGGATTCAATTCCAAAATTTGTTTGCCTTCTTTTTTGTAGAAGCCTTGTCCTGTTTTGCTGCCGAGCCAGCCTTTTTCGAGCATTTCTTTCATAAAGTGCGGTACATGAAATCGATCTTTCTCTTCCCCGTCAACGTTTTCATAAACATTGTTTGCAACATGGATAAATGTATCAAGCCCTACAACATCCAATGTCCGAAATGTCGCACTCTTCGCTCTTCCAATGAGTGTTCCTGTTACAGAATCGATTTCACCGACAGAGTAGCCACTTTTCAATAGTTCTCCAACGGTTACAAGCAAACCGTACGTCCCGATCCGGTTGGCTATGAAGTTTGGCGTATCCTTTGCTTCGACTACCCCTTTGCCAAGGACATTTTCGCCAAATTGCTTCATATAAGCAACAACTTCCGGCTTTGTTTCTTTCGTTGGAATAATTTCAAGCAATTTTAGATAGCGTGGAGGATTAAAAAAATGCGTTCCTAAAAAATGGGCCTTGAAATCAGCTGATCTCCCTTCAGCCATCGCTTCAATCGAAATGCCGGAAGTGTTTGAGCTGACAATCGTTCCCTCTTTTCGGTAAACGTCCACTTTTTCAAACAGTTGCTTCTTAATCTCAAGATTTTCTACGATGACCTCAATAATCCAGTCAACCTCTGCCAGTTTCTCAAGATCATCCTCTAAATTTCCAGTTGTAATAAAACTGGCATTTTTCTTTTTAGTAAGTGGGGCGGGCTTTTGTTTAAATAACTTCGCCACCGCTGCATCTGCAAGACGGTTGCGCACCACCCGATTTGAAAGAGAAAGTCCCTTTTCTTTCTCTGCTTTCGTTAACTCATTTGGTACAATATCCAGCAGCAATGTAGGGATTCCAATATTCGCCAAGTGGGCAGCGATTCCTGAACCCATCACACCTGATCCAATCACGGCTGCTCTCTGTATTTCACGAGCCATAAAAGAACCTCCTCAATTTGAATGAATGCTCATTCATTTTTGTTATAAAAAAATTTGAAATTTCCTTTTTCACTATTTAATATAACGGATTTTCTCGATGAACGCAATAAAAAATTATGCAGAGAGAGCTTGAATTTCGACTCATTCAAGTTCATGCGTGATAATTTCATCCATTTTGCCGCATACTAAAATTAATTTTTTACGAGGAGGGAATTGTATGGACAATCAGCAACCATTGCAAACCGAACAAAATATTATGCCACAGCCGCCAAACATCATATCAACAAAAGACCATTTGTATATGACCGATATGTTATCGTGGAATTTGCTGGCTATGAAAAAAGCGTATCATTGGGCTGAAGAATGCACAGATCCCGAAGTAAAACAAGCAATCCAAAAGTCAGGTGACATGCACCAGCGCCATTATGAAAGATTACTTAGCCACTTAAAACCTCAGGCTATGTCAACACAACAAATGACAAATATGCCACAACAACAGCAATAAGGGAGGAATTCTCGTGCAATCGAATCAAAGCAATAAAATTAAAAACCCTCAATCACAAGTTCCCAAGACTGAGCTTATGAATGATCGCGATCGGTTAAATGATATGCTGTCAACTGAAAAATATATGACAGA contains:
- a CDS encoding acetyl-CoA C-acetyltransferase; this encodes MREAVIVAGARTPVGKAKRGSLAQTRPDDLGALVVKETLKRANGYDGRIDDIIIGTATPEAEQGMNVARNIGALAGLPDTVPGVTVNRYCSSGLQTIAYGAERIMVGSAEAIIAGGVESMSMLPMGGHVYRLNSKLVETAPEYYMGMGHTAEEVAKRFEISREDQDAFAVESHRRAAEAIKNGKFVDEIVPVEVTNRSLDENNKLRERTFTFSMDEGVREGTTMEVLAKLKPAFSVNGTVTAGNASQMSDGAAAVLIMDREKAEAEGLTPLAKFRSFAVEGVPPEIMGIGPVKAIPRALEIAGLSKSDIALFELNEAFASQSIQIIRELGLDHDKVNVNGGAIALGHPLGCTGAKLTLSLIHELKRRNEQFGVVTMCIGGGMGAAGVFELL
- a CDS encoding 3-hydroxyacyl-CoA dehydrogenase/enoyl-CoA hydratase family protein, translated to MAREIQRAAVIGSGVMGSGIAAHLANIGIPTLLLDIVPNELTKAEKEKGLSLSNRVVRNRLADAAVAKLFKQKPAPLTKKKNASFITTGNLEDDLEKLAEVDWIIEVIVENLEIKKQLFEKVDVYRKEGTIVSSNTSGISIEAMAEGRSADFKAHFLGTHFFNPPRYLKLLEIIPTKETKPEVVAYMKQFGENVLGKGVVEAKDTPNFIANRIGTYGLLVTVGELLKSGYSVGEIDSVTGTLIGRAKSATFRTLDVVGLDTFIHVANNVYENVDGEEKDRFHVPHFMKEMLEKGWLGSKTGQGFYKKEGKQILELNPETMEYEQRKKLKAPSIELAKQAKKSERLKTIIYADDRAGQLLWNTLSLSLLYAAEKAYEIADDIYAVDQAMKWGFGWEQGPFETWDAIGVEQSVAKMEQEGKTVPSWVKDMLAAGNRSFYKKDNGSTFYYDNGSYKKAEENPKTINLVKLKEQNNVIKKNSGASLIDLGDGVLNLEFHSQNNAIGLDIIQMINTAIEEAEQGDYKGLVIGNQGKNFCVGANLALMLMEAQDDNFFELELTIRQFQDAMMRIRYSAKPVVAAPFSMSLGGGAEVAMPAAKIQASSETYMGLVEVGVGLIPGGGGNKELYRRLLEGLPEGTDLDLQKIANKTFETIAMAKVSTSADEAKEYGFLHDEDGISMNGDHLIYDAKQQVIHLADEGYRAPKRIKIPVVGETGYATMLMGVKSMQYSGYVSEYDVHIAKKLANVIAGGKLPYGTPVDEQYLLDLEREAFLSLIGERKTQERMQHMLVKGKPLRN